From the genome of Deinococcus sp. JMULE3, one region includes:
- a CDS encoding DUF2259 domain-containing protein, whose amino-acid sequence MRRLLPLLLAFSLTSLAGANERLPVTQVRFSTDGSQVMTVVSGDRDGSGFGHAQVTVLDTQSGRTVHQATRTADAGPASVLNALLTTPATRAVVAPFTARPLSPPRYQRAYPVPYPRWADGMGAGQTELTPVRLWTHPVPVRLEVLRLPARCPYPEMLPPGERPAGFRLVVNGQEVWRDRALPPERACATRYRLDRVDVQGNRALFTLRALTPGFEGPDAVPVFVAALLR is encoded by the coding sequence ATGCGCCGACTCCTCCCGCTTCTGCTGGCGTTCAGCCTGACCAGTCTGGCCGGAGCGAACGAACGCCTGCCCGTCACCCAGGTGCGCTTCAGCACCGACGGCTCCCAGGTCATGACGGTCGTCAGCGGCGACCGGGACGGCAGCGGGTTCGGACACGCGCAGGTCACGGTGCTGGACACCCAGAGTGGCCGCACCGTTCATCAGGCCACCCGCACCGCCGACGCCGGGCCAGCCAGCGTCCTGAACGCCCTGCTGACCACGCCCGCCACGCGCGCCGTCGTCGCCCCGTTCACCGCCCGGCCCCTCTCGCCGCCGCGCTACCAGCGGGCGTACCCGGTGCCGTACCCCCGCTGGGCGGACGGCATGGGCGCTGGGCAGACCGAGCTCACCCCGGTGCGCCTCTGGACGCACCCCGTGCCCGTCCGGCTGGAGGTGCTGCGCCTCCCCGCCCGCTGCCCATACCCGGAGATGCTCCCTCCCGGCGAACGCCCCGCCGGGTTCCGCCTCGTGGTGAACGGCCAGGAGGTCTGGCGCGATCGCGCCCTCCCCCCTGAGCGGGCCTGCGCGACCCGCTACCGCCTGGACCGCGTGGACGTTCAGGGCAACCGCGCCCTCTTCACCCTGCGCGCCCTGACCCCCGGCTTCGAGGGACCGGACGCCGTGCCGGTGTTCGTCGCTGCGCTCCTCAGGTAG